TTTTGATAAACTTAGAATTATTAGATTTACATGTTAGAAAAAGCCAATGGACAAGAAAGATGGCAATTTCTAAGAAGGAAATTAGCGAACATTTCCAGTGAGTGTGGACGTGTATAGAGGaaggaagatttaaaaaaattggctgcactATATTTCAATATGCTTAGAGAAAGTCTGGAAATCATGATAAATAGGAATCATGATATATAGGAAACTAGAAAGAGGAATAGAGCACGAAGAAAGAGGAACAGTATGAAGAAATAGTGCATATTTATAGCCCAGAATTGTAGACTTTGTCAGAAAAACTAAGGATCAAAATGATGTAAGATTTAGTGAAGAATGTAAGAACAATGCATAGCTCCTCGCCGCATATGGTAATAGAATAATAAACAAAAGTACTCAAATTCCTTTTCTTTTAAGTCTGTTTTAAGAACAGAAcgaggtgaaattcagcaggttccggAGAATCGGTAgtcaaaattttgagtagttcggaaaaccggcaatgccacctctgactggccccagaatggggtgagaatggagattttgcaatatccttcccccagtagtagggagggaatggggattttgtagtacccttcccctgccacgctaccaagccacacccacagaacctgtagggaaaaattttgaatgtcATCCTTGGAACAGAACATGCTTTTCACTGGGATGCTGTGAGGAGGAGCAGATTGAAAGTTTCTACCTCAAGCTTGTTGGAAACTGAATTCTTGACCTTGAATTAGTTCAAACCTTCAGACTAGATGTACCGCAAATGAATCTGAAGTACAGTGTAGTGATCATTAGTAATCAGCCTGAATTTATTTGGAACAAACCACATTTCACTTTGGGTAACTTCCTAAATATATTGCGGGAATACATCTAGATTTCTTGACAAAGTGATGACAACATACTCTATATTAACAAGGTAGGTGACTATCAGCTGGATTATATGCCTATTAGGTAGACTCACAGCTAGCTTGAAAGATTGTTTGGAGATGGTGTGTCATCTAGAACAGCAGTCACCAACTGGTGAGAGAATTTTgatggtctgcagaaaaattatttgcattttttatattgcattaaatcaggggtcctcaaactgtgGCCCCTGGACCGGATACATGCAGTGAAAGCTTGTTTTGCTGCAggggtctttttgtgtgggttGGATGGGGGCAGAAATCccaacttggggtctgcttcagcctccaGGTATGGGGCTTTGGCTGGAGGGAAATCCCGCTGGTGGCAAAGAGATATACGGCCTTattccagtgggactgcatcatggctggaactggctgaccatctcagctcGCTGAGCCTTCAGTCACCAGTACCTGGTCTTGCATTCCCACATGTCTTCCCTCTGATTGGAAAGCTTCTGCTCTTAGTCCTCAGTGAGTTGCTTCTGCTGAGCCCCCTTCTcgatcagatccaatttgaactgagccagctgttttgctaAATTTGTCTCATGGTGGCTACTTAGCTCCAACAATTGCTTCCTGTTGGGGTCCTAAGGAGCCCAGGTGAGGAGGAGAGGAGTAGCTGGCAGGGGAGGGATGAGTAGAGGCTGGCGAGGCACCCCTCAATCTGAGTGACATCAACTTGACCATATCTAtggtctgcaggatttaaaattatgaatttactggtccctgaggtccaaaaggttggtgtcCCCTGATCTAGAAAGAGGAGAGATGCCAAAGGGATCTGTCTTAGGGTTACATCTTAAGTAATTGCTTAAGTAAAAGGATAGAAGATCCTGACTAAGCAATTCTTTAGCAAATTTGTAGAGGACACAAAATGGGACTTGATAGCAAATaggatagaaaataaaaattcaacATGGTTTTGGTACAATAAAGAAATGGGTTGAAATAATAGACTAAAATTTAATGCGGGAAAATGAGAACATTTAGGAAAGTATATGAGATGGTGGATAACTGACATGGACAATAATATTTGTGAAAACAATCTTCAAAGAATTACAGATAAGCACAGATGCTATTCAAATATAATTCCAAGATACTTTCGTTCTCTTAGTGAAAGACAAATTGGAATCAGTACTACTTTTAGGTAAGTACTACTACTTACCAGAaaagactaagagagagagagagagagagagagagagagagagagagagagagagagagatttaatcTTTAGAAAAGATGATTGAAGAGAGAATAGCACTTTCAAATAACCGAGGAGGCAGCAGATAGATGATTAATAGTTATGTTCCATCATCCCAGAGTTCCAGGTACAAAACGATGTTGCAAGATTTTAGCAGAAAAACTTCCTAACAAAATAGTTCACTAGAGAGACAAATTGCTGAGGAAGGTGTAATTATCTTTAGTTGTCTGAAAAATAAGTCAGCTTTATGGTTCAGTTTAACTTTAAATAGATGCAGCTTTATAAATTCAGTATATAATTATCACAGTCAGTTTGTAACAACTTTTTATCTCTTCACTTTTTAGCAGGtcacattaaatattaaaaatttaatttcTCATAGATTTATTCCTTGTTGACTGGCTTCAGTTTATTCATCTCAAGTTCTCAGCCAATTGATTTAAGCTTCTTGGATATTAAATCTAGCCTGTAAAAATCCAGATGACCACCAGGTAGAAGTAAAGAATcaatcttttttaatatatatttttaacagcTGGAGTCCTACAAAGCGTAATTTAAAAGATTACCTTTAATTGTTAAAGCCTGTACAAGCCAAAGCAGATGTTTAGGAGTAAGCTCTACTGCAGTTTATGTAAGCGGacataatacagaatataaatttTAATATGCATTGTATCTTTAATATCTGAAGGGTGCTGAACTCTTTTGAAACATCTTGCTTGAAGTAACTCCATCGATCCACTCAGGAGTTAACTGGTGTGTAGAAGCAGGAATGTGTTCCAAGAGCTTTGAAGTAAACACCAGTGCTTCTTTTAGAAGAATTCTTGTCCTTCCTTGTGGCTGTGGTAAAAAAAGGGGAGGAGTTGGAAGGCAGAGCCATCAACGAGTTGACAGTTGTGTATGTGTGATACGTGCCTGGTTGCACAGGGCTGCATGGCTGCTCCACCTGTCCTCAGTCTTCCCTGCGCCCTCCTATCTTATAAGCATAACAAGCTGAGGAAAGCCAATCATATCCGCAGCCCAACAGGCCGTCTTGCATGTGCTCTTGTTTGTGTACGTGCAGAGGCTGGTTTGCTGCAGAGAGGGCGGGACTGCAGCCAGAGTGAGTGTTCACGAGCTGACACTGCCAGCCTTGGAATCAGATACACTAGCAGGCACCAGGGAGCTGTGCTCAATAAGCCTAACACCGGTTTTTGGTGACAAGTCTACCGAAGAAGAGCAAAAATGTGGGATGCCAACTCAGAGGTAAGGAATACATTCTGAAAGGGCGATTATCATGGAAattgcacatagaaacatagaaacatagaagtctgatggcagaaaaagacctcctggtccatctagtctgcccttatactattttctgtattttatcttaggatggatatgtgtttatcccaggcatgtttaaattcagctactgtggatttatctaccacgtctgctggaagtttgttccaaggatctactactctttcagtaaaataatattttctcatgttgcttttgatctttcccccaactaacttcagattgtgtccccttattcttgtgttcactttcctattaaaaacacttccctcctggaccttatttaaccctttaatatatttaaatgtttcgatcatgtccccccttttctttctgtcctccagactatacagattgagttcattaagtctttcctgatacgttttatgcttaagaccttccaccattcttgtagcccgtctttggacccgttcaattttgtcaatatctttttgtaggtgaggtctccagaactgaacacagtattccaaatgtggtctcaccagcattctatatagcgggatcataatctccctcttcctgcttgttatacctctagctatgcagccaagcatcctacttgctttccctaccgcctgactgcactgttcacccattttgagacggtcagaaatcactacccctaaatccttttcttctgaagtatttgctaacacagaactgccaatacaatactcagattgaggattccttttccccaagtgcattattttacatttggaaacattaaactgcagtttccattgctttgaccatttatctagtaaagctaaatcatttaccatattacagatgcctccaggaatatcaaccctattgcacactttagagtcatcggcaaataggcaaaccttccctaccaaaccttcccctatgtcactcacaaacatattaaaaagaataggacccagaacagacccttgtggcacaccgcttgtaacccgactctgctcagaatactcgctgttaacaataactctctgatgtctacgcttcagccagctgcaaatccattgaactatcttTTGTAACACTTGCCATTTCTTACTCCTTTGTTAATTAAAGAGAGGTGAATCCACACAAGGACTATGCTTCAAATGCTCCTCTGTTTTATAGCCTCCTGGCCCGAGTCCTCTGTTGGAAGCAGGGACCGAAGTCAATCTAGCCGGTGCTGCTTTTGTTCAGTCCCCAGCTCATCTGGCTGCCGGTGGAGGCCATGCCTTCTTCCTGCTTTGGCAACTCCAGACGGGAGCCAATCTGAACCAACAGGTACATTTTCAACTTTTCAGACCAAGTAGCTCCAATGGAACCTGGTTTTTCCATTTTACCTTGGAAGGAACAGCCACTGTTTTCAACTATGAACAAGGCAAATGCAACATGAAGGCACGCCTTCTAAACACAGTTTAGGAAGTTCTGCTTTTACTTTGGCTAGGATTGCCATTGAGTATGTAGTAGTAGTAAATGATGTATCATAGTCCTGGGAATATAAAAATGTTTTGTTAAgagaagatacgtttgtcaagttAGTAATTTGCTTGCAATACTATTATTCAAAGGACAAAAATAAAACCTATTATTTTCAAACTATGTTTGGTCATAAGTGTTTGAACTCCCAAACTAGAAGAgtgtatgggttttttttgctcatccaaatggataattttttttcagtttgcAAATAGTATCTACTGAAAAAAGAATTTGGGATTGAAAATTATATTACACTTGAAATTAAGATTATATAACTACCACCCTCATCCCATTAAATATTAACACTGAACAAATGATGAAGTGATtggatttaaaaataaactatttattctttttatttaggaTTCGCTTGGAGAAGCTCCCATCCATAAGGCAGCTAAAGTTGGGAGTTTGGAATGTCTCACTTTACTCGTTGCCAGTCAGGCCAACATCAAGTAAGTGCATCCTATACTGATTTCATCAAACAATTtcactgtttttttaattaaattatattttgaaTTTAATGTAACTTTTTCTCCTAATTTGACTTTCTGGAAGGCTGCTTATGACAAGCTTTCAAAATGTGAAAAAGCTTGCCTAATTTGCTCAACTTTGAATTTTAGACTATTTTACAAAAATATCACTTTTGCTAATTGGGTATAAGAAGCTTCAGATTATTTCTTTTTAGTAGAGGATAGATGTTTAGGCTCCAATTCAGTACAAGTAATAcacagtgataataataataatgatgatgataatgataataattgttctgtcgggctctctggtacactcctcccaaaaattcacaaatttcagacacacacgtttgaaaattcaaagcaatgttctttataatgaaaattcacttaaactaagccctcttttggtatagcaaagaacactggtctccaaacaaactggtaatttgtacaagtcccttatcagttctgtgatacttagcttgcagctgtgaggcaattcacagtccttcttctttcacaaagtgaaacacactttgctctggtttagtttccaagcagggaaaaatcagcagacaaaaggtcaaagtcagtaaagcagtcatgaaacacaatgatcagataatcctccacaatggccaaacccacaggctgctatttatagcagcctcactaattaccacagccccacccaaccataggtggcctcattttctttgataataatctctcagttgttgttgcctatgcatcactctccgcatgcgtggctgtatcattaactcttgttctgaatccaaggaggagctagataattgatcttctgagctgtctgccacattttcctcctccctgtcactcatgtcttcttggtcagaggagtcttcatcagcagattccaccgggggcaaaacaggcctgcagcatgtgggtgtctcccccacatccacagtccttggggcaggagctaggtcagagctaaccacaacaaataataactattattattattattattattattattattattattattgtgtttgaCTTATGATATTGTGAtaagaaatccagcatatcaatctcatttgctataattattattttttatgaataaaataataataatagtaataatagtaataataataataataataatacttcaatGCACAGAAATCAAGATAGAATAATATTATGTATAACTTATTGAATTCAACAGAGCAAGCATAATCATCAGTTACTCACCTAAATTAATTCTACTTATGTGTAACCAGATGCTAGTCTACTTGCAATTTGTTTCATATGGAACTTATTTCCAgtgtaatacaggtagtcttcaacttacaactacaGTTGAGCCCGAACTTTAttctgctaagtgagaaatttgttgagttttgccccattttatgactttccttgccacatttgttaagtgaatcgttgcagttgttaaattaggaacatggttgttaagtaaatctggctttcccattgactttgcttatcagaagatcacaaaatgagatcacatgacccctggacactgcaactgtcataaatatgaaccaattgtcacacatccgaatgtaaatcacatgaccatggggtcataagtatgaaaaataatcatgttgctttttttcagtgctattgtaactttgaatggtcagtaaatgaactcttgtaagttgaggactacctatgcaTGGtctttttcttaaaagaaaatcTCTGGAATACAAAAAGGATTGTCGGCAGACTTTCATACATTTGGGCTGTAGTGTTTTAACTCaatgtttaaaaaaattctggtctAATTCAGTGAGGGTAAACCTATGGCAGGCGTGCCACAGGTGGGCACATGAGGCGTTGGCCTGTATCAGCTCAAGTGTGCTTACATATGCTGGctggctgattttcagccttcttttcagccgtttTTGCTCTCTCCGGCTTCAGGGGGTGgtgaaaatggcccaatgggcctaccagaagtcccaAGACTTTAGTGAAGCCAGTGTTCATGCACTGAGGGGGGGCAGTCTGGGGGgactgtgcgcatgtgtggggtagggcattgcattatgggtgtggaaaTGCATACACTGGCTATCATGCGCATGTGCATGCATCCTTttagcacctgagccaaaaaaatgttcgccaacactaacaatcctgggtctagaaagcttagaactacggcgcctaaaacatgatttaaatattgcccacaagatcatatgctgcagcgtcctaccggtcaatgactacttcagcttcaaccgcaacaacacaagagcacgcaacagattcaaacttaatacaaaccgctccaaacttgactgtaaaaaatatgactttaacaatcgagttgtcgaagcgtggaactcattaccggactcaatagtgtcaatccctaaccccaacatttctcccttagactatccacaattgacctcagtaaggggcgtacataagtgcactagtgtgtctttcatcccctgtccaattgtctttcctttatctcatatatcatatatattttcttcctttcatatatcttctcttctacttttacttttatccttatatatattacatgtttattttcttcctatgtatttgtgtattggacaaatgaataaataaataaataaaacactggtctagttgtaTGAGAAATGGAAGGTTGCCAGTCAAAtgtattgattttcttttaaatatgtttcAGCTTGCGCAATAATAATAGTCAAACAGCAGAAGACCTTGccctggctttggggtttttggaGTGTGCCAAGTTCCTCATGACAGTGAAACAGATTCAGAACCAGAAAGCAGGAGCACAGTATGACTCTTCCTTTCCCGATAGTGATGCCTCCATCCATATTGATGCTTCCAAGAGGCAGAAAGGAGTGTGTGAAAGGAATAGACGTGTcagcagaaagaggaggagatCAAATGGTAAGGCAGTTGCTTCAACATTTTAAAATTGGTAAAATTGATTATTTATGTAGTATGTTACACAGGAACAGAGCTAGTTCTGTTAGAATTTAGGGAATATTGATCAGGTTACTCCGAATCCAAAATTTCAAGCAGACCATGCTGTCTTGCCCAGAGTCTGTTAGTTGTGCACcatacgagtctgcggagaggggcggcatacaaatctaaataagtaagtaagtaagtaagcaagtaagtaaatactTCAGGAAGCAATAGTGATTGGCCTCCAAATGGCAAGTATGAAGTGGGGGCAATCAAAGTCCTGGCCCTTGTAAcaaatctctctcccccctctataataataataataataataataataataataataataatgatgatgatgatgatgatgatgatgatggtggtgatgatgatgatgatgatgatgataataataataataataataataataatacattgctacatcacgcagtcttaggtgcttgggaagtgcctgactggtgatgaaatacaaaatccagcatagtgatctcatttgctgtgttgtattgacataataataataataataataataataataataataataataataatacaaaataagaaCAACAATGAGttgggattttggaggtcttctatccaaccccctgcttaggcaggaaaccccacgctacttcagacagatggttatccaatatctgcttaaaaacttccagtgttggaacattcacagcttctggaggcaagctgtttgactggctaattgttctaattgtcaggaaatttctccttaattctgttatttctttgtttagtttccacccattgcttcttgttctaccctcaggtgctttggagaataggttgactccttctttgtggcaactcttgagatattggaacactgctaccatgtctccctggtccttcttttcattaaactacccatgcccagttcctgcaaccattcttcaggtctccctccctccttcgctCACAAGCACCAGAACTTTGACCTCCCCctcaatttttgttgctaagtgatacatttgttaaatgaagttGCTCCATTTTGCAGTCTTTCATGCCATAGTtataaagtgaatcactgcagttgttagtgacatggctgttaagtgaatctggcttccccattgatttgcttgtcggaaggttgcaaaaggtgatcatgtgatcctggcacactgcaaccatcatcataaagatgaatcagttgccaagggtctgatATTCTGGTCACATAACTGTGGGGATGCTATGACAattatgtgaaaaatggtcagaagtcactttttGCAGGGCCATTTAActttgaactgttataagtcaaggactaagcTGTAGTTGTAATCATGGTTTTATTATAGCTTTGTATACCTGTTTGAAGTTTTCTGTTGATAGTTGCCATTGTTAATGTGGTATACAGCAGGAATTTGCCATTTAGGGTGCAATTTTATACATGTTTATTTAAAGATGAATTCTGAGCTCATTGAAAGTAATTCTAGGCTTGAATATGTTAGTGATTGTTTTGTTGTTAGTATTATTTTTACTTGTtggaaaagtaataaaatattgtGATGGACTGAAAGAAATTGGATTattatgttgggggggggggcacagatcTACATAAGCCAAGAAAGACCAGAGCTGAGCTGTTACCTGCCCAGGATTAATTTCTAATGCTGCAATCTGTTATATTGAAATTAGATGTTGTACACATGTTATAGCACGTGCTTAATTCAAAACAGATTCTGCAGCTGAAATGCAAATCTTTCCCTTTATACAGATTGGAATTCAGTCATATGAATATGAATAAGTGTGAGAAATACGGATATTCAAAGCTCTGCAAAGAAAAACATGAATCTACAGCTCTATGTCAAGTATTTTGAACAATGCCTTCTATGAAGGAGTGTGCGTTCTTCTTGAAGAAGATATTTTCATATAATTTCTGCATGTGTACATTAACATATTTTTCTACCATTGATTCATGTATCATTAATTTTGTGACTGGTATACTGATGTTCTTTACTCATGTGAACACAAAAATAAGCAAAGCAGTAGATAGTATCCTGGCAATCAACACATTGTacatattaaataaatacatgttatGTTGATAAAAATGTGTTCTATAGGTGTGCCTCTGTCAACAAATTCTGTATAGAATCTTTTTGTAGCTATACCTTCTTATATTTGTCACTGAAAATCTGAGATTGCAAATCTATTCAACATTACACCAGGAGCATACCAGTTTCAAAGGACAAATATAGGTATGAGTTGTTAATATCCGATGACAAAAACAGGAAGCGATTCAAAATTAATAGGATATAATCAgattttatttgaaaaataatcTTGTACATAATTTGTGCTCAGAAATACTAGAGCAGTAATTTTATTTCAGTGGGATTATGAGAAGCATGATATTAAATACAAATAAACCATATATACAAAAAGCAGCAACTTTATCACAACTGTATCATTCAACGTGTGTATTCAAATACATTTTGGTCGCTGAGGTAGACAAAGATTATAGTAAGCATCTTTGTTCCAGAAATCTGGGCCCTTCCAGCCGCACCAACCCTGTAAAAGAGAAcagaaaatgaaattcagtgtttTACTCCATTGCTGATGTGTTAGTGAAATAATTGATTTTATGTATAGATGCACAAAATCTAAATTTAAAGCTATAAATAATTACATCTACTCAGATTTACGCCTTTTGAGATAAAAGGATTGTATTTGGCTTATGTCTCTGTTCACTGGATGTGTGTTTACAATGTAAATATGGCCAATAAACtcccaattatatatatatataataaagctataaaaacaaaaaacagtgtTTGCCAGAGACAAACTGAATTTGAGTAACAAATTGCCAGAAAACTACACTGAATTGAGGGATGTGCCTTTGAATTCATCAAGAGTAGATCTCAAATAAAAGGGATATTTAACTGTTTACAGTTTAGGAAAATAGAATAACAATTTGATACATTTATTAAGCAAATGTATCAGAATGTGACAAAAACAATTTTTCCTTCCATTTCAATTGCCCACTATTGAGGTTTGTATCTaagtcaatacagtggtacctcgagatacgagtttaattcgttccagacctgggctcttaagtcgagcagctcttatctcgaacgacttttccccataggaattaatgtaaataattttaattggttccagccctcaaaaaactcacaaagttagtctaaattatgcagaaagacatgtttttaatgaagaaatgtacatgtacatataaatgaataatgaagtttctttcacttaacttgtaaactttcttaaacttttaaatttacatatgttcaacttctctgccacccaatcctgtaggacagaggtccccaaccctttttgcaccagggactggctttaagcgatcaagagaggaatgggtgaatgaatggacggagggtgggaaggaaggaaggaaagagggaagggacaggaacagaggaaggaaggaaggaaacttatgaaaggggagagtaagagaggaatgagtgaagggagggagggaagaaggtgggaaggagaaagaaaagaagaaatagaggaagggaatgtaaaaagagagaaagaaaaagagcaagaaagaaagaaagaaagaaagaaagaaagaaagggggaagggacaggaacagaggaaggaagcaaggaaacttatgaaaggggagagtaagagaggaatgagtgaagggagggagggagggaagaaggtgggaaggagaaagaaaagaagaaatagaggaagggaaggtaaaagagagaaagaaaaagagcaagaaagaaagctgcaagcacccccccgagccccccaggccggctgcaaccttttaaaacacgcgcgccgcttcgcagctgtctcctgaagccgaacgcggaagttagcgtttggcttcaggagacagctccttggcgcttgtatctcgaatttgggcttgtaagtagaacaaaaatatctctcccctcccagctcttatctcgagttgctcttaagtagagcagctcttatgtcggggttccactgtaatgtgCTTAATCCGATACTTATTTGAAagatgttattaaatttatttgttcaGACTAAAGCAGCACATAAAGCTTAATCAAAGCCAGAAACaatatgtttattttctttaaaccGCAGACTCGTACACTGTAAACAATTCACTACTTCCTACACTTTTAATAAGGCAGACTCCAAGTGGTGGAACAGTTATTAATCCAGATCTTTGCATATGAGGATCATCCTAGTTGGAATTTATGAAAACAAGAGAGTGTCAACACTGTCCCCACTATATAAGAGAAAAACACACAAATaacatataccgtgtttccccgatagtaagacacccccgattgtaagacgtatcgggggtttcaggggggtcggctaatataagccgtactccgaaagtaagacatatgtcttactttcggggaaacacgggggtattgccggggggggggggagcccgatgacctcgccttcgccgcggcgccaccgcctcttcccctgccgaggctcggctgcaagcggccagcgagaccgaccggctccgaggcgagcggccggagctgcgccctccttcgcccgcctcctttccggcagctccccgcgcgcccctcgcctccaatgtaagacataccccgaaagtaagacgtagtggggcttttgggggtaaaaagaaagtaagacactgtcttactttcggggaaacacggtatattctGTTCTggctaaaagaaaaatacattgttCATTCTGATTCTCTGCAATAAAGAAAAACATGgaaatatatgtattttaaaactAGTTGAAGTTAAGTTAAACTATTTCCTATTTAAGATATTTCCAATTTCTACTGAAACTGTTTCAGCAGTAGTCAAGAGGATTTTGTGAACCTGACAGCATTGGTTTATGCGTTAATTTAAACAAAATGCATTTCATCACAGTAAAGTTATATAATTCTTTGACAAGATCTCTCCTATGTAGAAATTAAAATTGTGAATTTCATACAAAATGTTCACAATACACTTAAGAACAATGAATAATATGAatacaatgtttttaaaaagaaacaaaa
This DNA window, taken from Erythrolamprus reginae isolate rEryReg1 chromosome 7, rEryReg1.hap1, whole genome shotgun sequence, encodes the following:
- the ANKRD37 gene encoding ankyrin repeat domain-containing protein 37 isoform X2; protein product: MWDANSEPPGPSPLLEAGTEVNLAGAAFVQSPAHLAAGGGHAFFLLWQLQTGANLNQQDSLGEAPIHKAAKVGSLECLTLLVASQANINLRNNNSQTAEDLALALGFLECAKFLMTVKQIQNQKAGAQYDSSFPDSDASIHIDASKRQKGVCERNRRVSRKRRRSNDWNSVI
- the ANKRD37 gene encoding ankyrin repeat domain-containing protein 37 isoform X1; this encodes MYACMHICVHVYVHPPGPSPLLEAGTEVNLAGAAFVQSPAHLAAGGGHAFFLLWQLQTGANLNQQDSLGEAPIHKAAKVGSLECLTLLVASQANINLRNNNSQTAEDLALALGFLECAKFLMTVKQIQNQKAGAQYDSSFPDSDASIHIDASKRQKGVCERNRRVSRKRRRSNDWNSVI